A single region of the Triticum dicoccoides isolate Atlit2015 ecotype Zavitan chromosome 2B, WEW_v2.0, whole genome shotgun sequence genome encodes:
- the LOC119365464 gene encoding uncharacterized protein LOC119365464 produces MFPWLDPFRCSRAWNQQQSGGISGGGRIWPAAQVPAPWGSEIVAARVPQKVLQFAGIDDVFTSSRGSTKVLQIISLFVWVKGNCILPVLISWTRGCQFCSWLHICSVTVLRKLQPAQGAVNPPEMESPPSQQNITREWSMDCQCCSKGG; encoded by the exons ATGTTCCCGTGGTTGGATCCGTTCCGATGTTCCCGTG CGTGGAATCAGCAGCAAAGTGGAGGAATTTCAGGCGGAGGAAGGATTTGGCCGGCAGCTCAGGTGCCCGCCCCCTGGGGGTCTGAAATCGTGGCCGCCCGCGTCCCCCAGAAGGTGCTGCAGTTCGCCGGCATTGATGATGTCTTCACTTCCTCTCGTGGATCCACCAAG GTTCTACAGATCATCTCCCTCTTTGTTTGGGTCAAAGGAAATTGTATATTGCCTGTTTTGATAAGTTGGACAAGAGGCTGTCAGTTCTGTTCATGGTTGCACATATGCTCTGTTACTGTATTAAGAAAGCTGCAGCCTGCCCAAGGGGCTGTCAATCCACCAG AAATGGAATCGCCACCTTCACAGCAGAACATCACGCGCGAGTGGTCGATGGACTGCCAATGCTGCTCCAAAGGGGGCTGA